In the Verrucomicrobiota bacterium genome, CCGGCAAAATCGATTTTCAGCCGGGTGCCTGTGCTTCGGAGGTGAGCCACCAGCGGCGTGCCATCATCGAGCCGTTCTTCCGCGGAAGCCTCGAAGGGGCCGCGGCCCTCCAGAAATCCCCGCATCAGTTTCTCGCTGGCCGCCAAGAGCCCGGCCATCTGGTGGCGAACACGGGCCGCGGACTGCTCGCAAGCCAAGCTCTCCAAGAGACGCACCCCGTGGAGGTTAGCAGCGAGCTGCGCTTCCAAGTCCGCCAAGTTGTCTGCCAAGGCCCGGGAAGGGTAAGGGCCCTTTTCGAGCAAAGCACGCAGTCCCTGCCAATCGGGCTTTCCCGAACGGACGAGGTAACGAGGCGCGATGACCACCCCCTCTTCGATCAGTCGCTTGGCATCGGCCGGCATGGAGCCGGGAGCCTGGCCCCCGATTTCGGCGTGATGCGCTCGATTGGCCAAGTAGCCTAGTCGTTGGCCCTCTTCGTCAAAGGCCGCCGAAATGACCGTGACGTCCGGAAGATGGGATCCTCCGTGCGCGGGGTGATTCGTCACCACCACATCGCCCGGGCCGATTTCCAGCGATCGGACGACCTCGCGCACACACACGCCCATCGACCCCAAATGCACCGGCACGTGCGGCGCATTCATGACCAGAACCCCTTCCTCGTCCATGAGGGCGCAGGAGAAGTCCAAGCGTTCTTTCACATTGGTCGAAAGCGCTGTCCGCTGAAGGAGCGAACCCATCTCTTCGACCAAGCCAGCGAGCCGATTGCGAAACAGCTCCGCCTGGACCGCTTCGCCTTGCTCGGGCCGGTCTGGCAGGGCCTTCTTCTTCTCCTGCCGACGAAGTCGCCAGCTCCCGCGATCACCTGGCAGGGCTTGCCAACCCGCATCCACTACGCAGGTGGAATGGGCCCCAGAGAGCAATTTTGGCCCGGCCACCAGGCTCTCGCTTTCCGCAAAGCTCTCTTCGACACCCCGCGATGGAGGAGTGGCCGCCGTGACCCGGAGCGAGACCACTTCCAAGGGCCGGTTGGCTGGAGGCGGGTAGCCGTAGAGCTCGCGGTAGCGCTCGGCGAAGGCGGTTTCCAGTTCCTCGGGCTCGGCTTCTAGCGGGAGGGCGGTCTCTTGTCCCGCCAAGCGGACTTCCAGGAGTCGTCGGCGAATCCGTCCCTTTTCAAAACCATCTTCGGCCAGGCGAGCGAGCGCCTCTTGTTCCATTTCGTGCAACCAAAAAGACAGCTCCGACAAGCAATCCCCGAGGGGACGAAGGACTTGCCGGGCCACCACCCTTTCCACGAGAGCGCAGTGCAAGCCGTAGGCGCTCAGCAGACCGGCGTCTCCCGGCACCAGCACCTCTGGCACCCCTAGGACATCGGCCAGAGCGCAGGCATGTTGGGGCCCAGCTCCTCCGAAAGCCACCAAGGTGTAGTCTCGGGGATCGTAGCCTTCCCGGACCGAAATCCCCCGCATGGCATCGGCCATCCGCTCGACCGCAATGGCGCGCAACCCTTCCAAAAGGCGAGTTCGGTCAGGCACCATTTGACCATCCGCTTCCATCTCAGCGACCAGGGCCTCCAAGGCGCGGAAAGCCGCTGCCTCTTCCAGCGGGATGCTGATCTGGCTGGTGTCGAGATGGCCCAGGAGGAAATTGACATCCGTCAGAGTGAGGGGGCCTCCCTTGCCATAACAGGCCGGACCGGGATCGGAGCCCGCGCTTTCCGGACCGACTTGCAAGCGCCCCGTTTTCCATGAGCAAATCGATCCCCCTCCCGCCGCCACGGTATGGATCTTGAGCGCCACCGACTGCAAGCGCGCGCCTCCCACTCGCTGTTCAAAGTGGTAACTGTAATCTCCGTCAATCCGGGCCACATCCGTGCTGGTGCCGCCCATATCAAACGTCAGCAGCCTCTCCCTTCCGGTCGCTTTCGCGACCGCCGCCGCCCCGACCACCCCACCGGCCGGACCACTTAGGAGGCTGTCTTTGGGGTGAAAGCGCGCACTCGGTTCCAGGCCCCCGGCACTCGTCATGAGAAGGGCAGGGCGATCGGGCGGGAGACCGAGCGGCCCCGTCACCGCCCGAATGAAGGACTCCATGACGGGCGCCAAGGTCGCATTGACCACGGCCGTCTCAGCCCGGGGCAACCATTTGATGAGGGGAGACAGCTCTGAGGAGAGAGAAACATGCCGAAAGCCCTCCTGCAAAAGCAGCGCCTTCAAAGCCCGCTCATGAGTTGGCTCCAGGTAGGCGTTCTTGAGAGCGATGGCGGCCACCTCGAGGCCGCGCGAGAGGACGGCTTGGATTTGGGGTCGGAGGCTTTCTGGCTCGAGCGCTTCTAGCACCTCCCCGGTGGCCGAAATCCCTTCCGAGACCTCGATCACCAATTCGGGGAGCGGTTCTCGTCTCGGCTGATGGAGAGCGAAGAGTCGCTCGCGACGCTGGTCTCCAATCCGCAAAAGATCGCGAAAGCCCCGGGTGACAAAAAAAACCGTGGGCGCCCCCTTTCGTTCCAGCAGGGCGTTGGTCGCGCGGGTCGTGGCGAAGCGAAAATCCATGGTGGGAAAAGCTTGCCCGAGAGGCGTTTCCGTGAGCAAGCGCGCGCCCAAGACGGGAGCTTCCTCCTCCGTGGTCAGCTCGATGAGATCGCCACCGGAAAAGGTCCCGAGCGCTTGGTTTCCCCTGACCGGGAAGAACCCCAGTTCCGCAGTGGCAGGACTCCACGACTTCACCAGGAATTCGCGCGCCGCCCCTTCCACCTTGCGAACCCGAAAGCCTTGGAAAAAGCCTGCTGGCATGGCCCAATCCTGGTCGATGCGGATTCCTCCCCGCGTCACTTGCAAGACACGCGCCCGGAGGACTGAGGACGAGAGGACCTTGACCCGACGTTCCTTCCCTTCCGGATCGAGGGCCCAGCAGTCAGTGAAGGTCCCGCCGGTATCGGTGCGGACTTGCCAGACAGGAGCGGAGGTCACGATCCGGCGCCTTCTGCCAGCGCGACCTCTTCCAAGCGCCGCTTGTATTCCACCCAGACCGCCTGGTCTTCCGGCGAAAGCTCGATCGCCTGGCGCGAGAGCTGAAGGGCTTCCTCCGACTCTCCCAAGCCTAGACGCACCTCCGCCAAGGTATCCACGTAAGCCGCCTCCTGGGGTCGCAGCTCCAGAGCGCGCAGGACGTGTTCTTCTGCTTGGGGAAGGTCTTCGCGCACGCGGGAGAGGAGCCAGGCATAGTTGTTGTGGGCTTGGGCGCTCTCGGGGAAACGGGCCAAAGTCCGCTCATTGATGGCGCGGGTTTCTTGCAAAAGCTCCGAAGCCTCGGTGGGATCGGCCGATTCTTTGAGGGTCGGGAAAAAATCATCGCTCAAAAAGCCCGAACCCCGCATCATTCGATGCGCTTGGCGAGCGGCCTGCATGGCTTCCCGATCTCGACCTTGCGACCACAACCACTTGGCGCGCAAAAAATCCGCCTCGAAGCGGAAGCCCAGCTCGGGCAGCGCGCCCCCGGTGCGAGAGCTGGAGGCCAAAGCGGCCAGACAGCGGGCTTCGCTCAAGAGCATCGCCTGCTCCCAATCCTTCGCCCTCTTGGCGCTCGCGACCGCCGCATCCAAGAGCATGGAAGAGCCTCCTCGAGGCCGGGCGTTGCGGAGCAGTTCCCGGCTGCTGGAGACGGCCATCGCGCGGGTCAGATAACGCTGACTCTCCTCATAAAGCCCATGTGCTTCCAACAGCCGAGCCAGAAAGGTCAGTTGATCCACGTTCCCGAGCAACTCCCCCTCCAAAGGCCCCCGCACTCTCGCCGCCTCCTCCGAATCGCCCGCTTTCTCCCAACAGGCCGCCAAGTGCGCCAGCCAAAAAGAAGCCCCCGGCTGAGCCGAAGCGGCGAAGCCTTGGTAAAGATCAATGGCAGCCGCCCACTCCCCTCGCCGTACACAATCGACCGCCAGAGGCGCCAAGTCTGCCCCCTCCCAGCCAGCCTCGCGGAGCCGGTCCAGGCAGGCCATGGCCTTGGCGCCGTCTTCCTGGGCCCGGTAGAGCACGCGAAGGAGCAGCCAGCGGTCGATTTGTGGCTGTCCCCGCAGATCGCGCGCGGCCGCGTCCAAGCGCGCCAAGAAACCGGCGGCGTCCACGCCAAAGCTCTCGGCCGCCTCCTTGGAAACCAGCGCCAGCATTCCTGAAAGCACCGCTGGGTCGCCCGCCTCCACCTCCAGCCAGGCCGCTACCTCGGCCGCCAACTCTTGGAGAACCGCTTCGTCGAGAGTGCGCGCCGGGCCCAGCCCAGAGCCCAAGAGAACCCGGTATCCCAGGTCCTGCTCCCGATCCCTCATCGCGATCGCGCAATCCAGCCAGAGTTGGTAGGCGCCCAAGCCGGCTACATTCCCGAGCGTCATGCGAGTGAGCCCATCATGCTCGCTCGCAAAGAGACTCATCCAGAGCCGACGAAGCAGCCAAGCCGCGCTCTCTCCATCCCCATGAATCGAATGGGTCTGCGCCAACTCGGTCAGAAACGAAACGCGGGCATGCACCTCGGGTAGGTTGGAAGACTCTTCAATGACCTCGAGTTCTCGGGCCAGCCACTCTCGCCGGGCTTCTTCGCCCAAGCCCTCCAAACCAGCCCGCGCCAGGCCCTCCACATAGCGGCCTTGCTGCCCGAGCAGGGACAGCACCAATTCCCGGGTCGCGGTTTTCTCAAGAGCCAGGAGGGGATCGACCGCGCCATTGGCCGTCAAGAGACCGCTCAGCTGATAGACGCGATCCAAATTGGCTTCTTCCAGCATCCCCGCGAGCGACTCTCGAAGACGCGTCTCTCTGGCCGCATCCCCCGCCAAGCGGGCTGCGGCCAACTGGAACCCGCTTCGGATGAGCGGATCGCGACTCCTCTTCAACCAAAGATCCAACTGAGGCTGGTAGTCCCCCGTAGCAAACGCCGCCACCGCCGCCCAGTCCGGCTTGCCCTCCGCCTCGGCCCACGAGCGGGCGGCCTCCATCTCGCCCTCCAGCCGATCCCGGAAAAATCCTGCCCAGCCCTCCAAGTCAGAAAGCTCCCCGCGCGTGGCTCCCGGGCCCTCGCCCTTGGGGAAAAGCTGTCGCAAGACCACCCAATCCCGCGCAAACGTGGGCAAGCGCCCAAGGCAGGAAAACAAGAGATCCGCCTGACGAATCTGCCCCTCCTTCACCAAGGCCCGGGAATGGGGCAGCAGCCAAGCGATCACCTCTCTTTGCAAAACCGGAAGATCCTCTTCCGGAACGTGGGCCAAAAGCCGGGCCCCGATCTCCACCTCCTCCCTCACTCGGAGTTGCTTCAAAAGTTCCAGTCGTTGATTGGCGCCCGTCTCCGGCCGATTCCAAACTTCCACCAAATCGATCACCTCCTTGGGCGTGTCTTCGGTGATCCCGCTAAGCATGCGCTGGCGGATCTCCTGGGCTCGGACCGCGATCTCCGGGTCCTTGCTGGCGGCGGCCTTCGAGAGAGCTTCCATGGCCTGGGGCCCCGAGTCTCTCAATCTCTGTTCCGACTCCTTGCGTTCAGCCAAATTCCCCGCGCCCAAGCCCTCGATCCACCCTTGGATTTCCTCCTCAGTGGCACCCTGAGATAAGGGCAGAGAGAGGACGGCCGCTCCGAAGAGCAAGATGGGGAGAAAAGCTTTCAAGGGCATGGGAGAGAAGAGGGCACTTCAGAAGAGGGCACTTCGTAAGGCGTAAGTAAAAAATCGAATCGTTCCTCTTAGCAAGCCTGCCGCATGCCGAAGAGGCGTTAACCTTAAAGGGAT is a window encoding:
- a CDS encoding hydantoinase B/oxoprolinase family protein, with the translated sequence MTSAPVWQVRTDTGGTFTDCWALDPEGKERRVKVLSSSVLRARVLQVTRGGIRIDQDWAMPAGFFQGFRVRKVEGAAREFLVKSWSPATAELGFFPVRGNQALGTFSGGDLIELTTEEEAPVLGARLLTETPLGQAFPTMDFRFATTRATNALLERKGAPTVFFVTRGFRDLLRIGDQRRERLFALHQPRREPLPELVIEVSEGISATGEVLEALEPESLRPQIQAVLSRGLEVAAIALKNAYLEPTHERALKALLLQEGFRHVSLSSELSPLIKWLPRAETAVVNATLAPVMESFIRAVTGPLGLPPDRPALLMTSAGGLEPSARFHPKDSLLSGPAGGVVGAAAVAKATGRERLLTFDMGGTSTDVARIDGDYSYHFEQRVGGARLQSVALKIHTVAAGGGSICSWKTGRLQVGPESAGSDPGPACYGKGGPLTLTDVNFLLGHLDTSQISIPLEEAAAFRALEALVAEMEADGQMVPDRTRLLEGLRAIAVERMADAMRGISVREGYDPRDYTLVAFGGAGPQHACALADVLGVPEVLVPGDAGLLSAYGLHCALVERVVARQVLRPLGDCLSELSFWLHEMEQEALARLAEDGFEKGRIRRRLLEVRLAGQETALPLEAEPEELETAFAERYRELYGYPPPANRPLEVVSLRVTAATPPSRGVEESFAESESLVAGPKLLSGAHSTCVVDAGWQALPGDRGSWRLRRQEKKKALPDRPEQGEAVQAELFRNRLAGLVEEMGSLLQRTALSTNVKERLDFSCALMDEEGVLVMNAPHVPVHLGSMGVCVREVVRSLEIGPGDVVVTNHPAHGGSHLPDVTVISAAFDEEGQRLGYLANRAHHAEIGGQAPGSMPADAKRLIEEGVVIAPRYLVRSGKPDWQGLRALLEKGPYPSRALADNLADLEAQLAANLHGVRLLESLACEQSAARVRHQMAGLLAASEKLMRGFLEGRGPFEASAEERLDDGTPLVAHLRSTGTRLKIDFAGSGQTHPGNFNATPAIARSAVLYVLRLWLREEVSLNEGLLRPVEVAIPRGILHPDFAAAPADCPAVVGGNVETSQRLVGTLLKALALQASSQGTMNNLLFGDESFGYYETIGGGAGGGPEAAGASGIQVHMTNTAITDPEILEHRYPVRLRQFGLREGSGGSGRFPGGEGLVRELEFLAPLTVSLLTQHRKEAPFGLAGGGKGRCGEQFLRRRGDAAWQPLRSIATIEVGPGDALRMETPGGGGFGV